The following proteins are co-located in the Manihot esculenta cultivar AM560-2 chromosome 9, M.esculenta_v8, whole genome shotgun sequence genome:
- the LOC110623463 gene encoding protein DETOXIFICATION 21 isoform X1 produces MEEEIKQKLLIEAEKPEHDEVPFKDKLWTETKKMWIVAGPAIFTRFSTFGISVISQAFVGHIGSTELAGYSLVVTVLLRFANGILLGMASALETLCGQSYGAKQYHMLGIYLQRSWIVLTMCAICLLPLFIFTTYILRALGQDESIVEVAGNISLWLIPVMFSFIPSFTCQMYLQAQSKNMIIAYLAAFSLSIHILLSWLLTVKYKFGIPGAMASTILAYWIPNIGQLAFVTCGGCPETWKGFSFLAFKDLFPIIKLSLSSGAMLCLELWYSTVLILLTGNMKNAEVSIDALAICLNINGWEMMISFGFLAAASVRVSNELGRGSSKDAKFSIVVTVLTSFIIGFILFLVFLSLRGKLAYLFTENPKVADAVSDLSPLLAFSILMNSIQPVLSGVAVGAGWQSIVAYVNIACYYLVGIPVGVVLGYVIHLQVKGVWIGMLFGTFVQTIILIIVTCKTDWEKQVSLARNRINKWYVADSEEQPNTQP; encoded by the exons ATGGAAGAAGAAATCAAACAAAAACTTCTGATAGAAGCAGAGAAACCTGAACACGATGAAGTACCATTCAAGGACAAGCTATGGACAGAAACCAAGAAGATGTGGATTGTTGCAGGCCCTGCTATTTTCACAAGATTTTCTACCTTTGGGATTAGTGTAATCAGTCAAGCTTTTGTTGGCCACATTGGCTCCACAGAACTTGCTGGTTATTCCCTTGTCGTCACAGTTCTTTTGAGGTTCGCTAATGGAATCCTG CTGGGTATGGCTAGTGCCTTGGAAACTCTATGCGGGCAATCTTATGGTGCCAAACAATATCATATGCTTGGAATTTATCTCCAAAGATCATGGATTGTTTTAACAATGTGTGCAATCTGCCTTCTTCCTTTGTTCATCTTCACCACTTATATTTTGAGGGCTTTAGGCCAAGACGAAAGTATTGTGGAAGTTGCAGGAAATATTTCTCTATGGCTAATTCCTGTAATGTTCTCTTTTATTCCATCTTTTACCTGCCAAATGTACCTTCAAGCACAGAGCAAGAACATGATTATTGCATACCTGGCAGCTTTTTCTCTTTCGATTCACATCCTCCTTTCATGGCTACTCACTGTCAAATACAAGTTTGGAATCCCAGGAGCTATGGCATCTACGATTTTGGCCTATTGGATTCCAAATATTGGACAGCTTGCTTTTGTTACTTGTGGAGGTTGTCCTGAAACATGGAAAGGGTTCTCGTTCTTAGCTTTCAAGGATCTCTTTCCTATTATCAAGCTTTCTTTGTCTTCTGGTGCCATGCTTTG CCTTGAGCTTTGGTACAGCACAGTTCTGATTCTTTTAACTGGAAACATGAAAAATGCTGAAGTCTCCATTGATGCTCTTGCTATCTG CCTAAACATCAATGGGTGGGAGATGATGATATCGTTTGGTTTCTTGGCTGCTGCGAG TGTTCGTGTCTCAAATGAGCTAGGACGAGGAAGCTCAAAAGATGCTAAGTTCTCCATAGTTGTAACAGTTCTCACATCATTCATTATTGGCTTCATTCTCTTCCTGGTATTTCTGTCCCTCAGAGGAAAGCTAGCTTACCTATTTACAGAAAATCCTAAGGTTGCTGATGCAGTCTCAGATCTCTCTCCTCTCCTGGCCTTCTCCATACTTATGAACAGTATACAGCCAGTCCTCTCAG GAGTTGCCGTGGGAGCTGGATGGCAGAGCATTGTAGCATATGTTAACATAGCCTGCTACTACCTAGTTGGGATCCCAGTTGGAGTTGTGCTTGGTTATGTTATACATCTGCAAGTTAAA GGTGTTTGGATTGGGATGTTGTTTGGAACATTTGTACAAACCATTATTCTAATTATAGTCACTTGCAAAACTGACTGGGAAAAACAG GTATCTCTTGCTCGTAACCGGATTAACAAGTGGTACGTTGCAGATTCTGAAGAGCAGCCGAACACACAACCCTAA
- the LOC110623463 gene encoding protein DETOXIFICATION 21 isoform X2: MEEEIKQKLLIEAEKPEHDEVPFKDKLWTETKKMWIVAGPAIFTRFSTFGISVISQAFVGHIGSTELAGYSLVVTVLLRFANGILLGMASALETLCGQSYGAKQYHMLGIYLQRSWIVLTMCAICLLPLFIFTTYILRALGQDESIVEVAGNISLWLIPVMFSFIPSFTCQMYLQAQSKNMIIAYLAAFSLSIHILLSWLLTVKYKFGIPGAMASTILAYWIPNIGQLAFVTCGGCPETWKGFSFLAFKDLFPIIKLSLSSGAMLCLELWYSTVLILLTGNMKNAEVSIDALAICLNINGWEMMISFGFLAAASVRVSNELGRGSSKDAKFSIVVTVLTSFIIGFILFLVFLSLRGKLAYLFTENPKVADAVSDLSPLLAFSILMNSIQPVLSGVAVGAGWQSIVAYVNIACYYLVGIPVGVVLGYVIHLQVKVSLARNRINKWYVADSEEQPNTQP, from the exons ATGGAAGAAGAAATCAAACAAAAACTTCTGATAGAAGCAGAGAAACCTGAACACGATGAAGTACCATTCAAGGACAAGCTATGGACAGAAACCAAGAAGATGTGGATTGTTGCAGGCCCTGCTATTTTCACAAGATTTTCTACCTTTGGGATTAGTGTAATCAGTCAAGCTTTTGTTGGCCACATTGGCTCCACAGAACTTGCTGGTTATTCCCTTGTCGTCACAGTTCTTTTGAGGTTCGCTAATGGAATCCTG CTGGGTATGGCTAGTGCCTTGGAAACTCTATGCGGGCAATCTTATGGTGCCAAACAATATCATATGCTTGGAATTTATCTCCAAAGATCATGGATTGTTTTAACAATGTGTGCAATCTGCCTTCTTCCTTTGTTCATCTTCACCACTTATATTTTGAGGGCTTTAGGCCAAGACGAAAGTATTGTGGAAGTTGCAGGAAATATTTCTCTATGGCTAATTCCTGTAATGTTCTCTTTTATTCCATCTTTTACCTGCCAAATGTACCTTCAAGCACAGAGCAAGAACATGATTATTGCATACCTGGCAGCTTTTTCTCTTTCGATTCACATCCTCCTTTCATGGCTACTCACTGTCAAATACAAGTTTGGAATCCCAGGAGCTATGGCATCTACGATTTTGGCCTATTGGATTCCAAATATTGGACAGCTTGCTTTTGTTACTTGTGGAGGTTGTCCTGAAACATGGAAAGGGTTCTCGTTCTTAGCTTTCAAGGATCTCTTTCCTATTATCAAGCTTTCTTTGTCTTCTGGTGCCATGCTTTG CCTTGAGCTTTGGTACAGCACAGTTCTGATTCTTTTAACTGGAAACATGAAAAATGCTGAAGTCTCCATTGATGCTCTTGCTATCTG CCTAAACATCAATGGGTGGGAGATGATGATATCGTTTGGTTTCTTGGCTGCTGCGAG TGTTCGTGTCTCAAATGAGCTAGGACGAGGAAGCTCAAAAGATGCTAAGTTCTCCATAGTTGTAACAGTTCTCACATCATTCATTATTGGCTTCATTCTCTTCCTGGTATTTCTGTCCCTCAGAGGAAAGCTAGCTTACCTATTTACAGAAAATCCTAAGGTTGCTGATGCAGTCTCAGATCTCTCTCCTCTCCTGGCCTTCTCCATACTTATGAACAGTATACAGCCAGTCCTCTCAG GAGTTGCCGTGGGAGCTGGATGGCAGAGCATTGTAGCATATGTTAACATAGCCTGCTACTACCTAGTTGGGATCCCAGTTGGAGTTGTGCTTGGTTATGTTATACATCTGCAAGTTAAA GTATCTCTTGCTCGTAACCGGATTAACAAGTGGTACGTTGCAGATTCTGAAGAGCAGCCGAACACACAACCCTAA